A window of Kocuria sp. TGY1127_2 genomic DNA:
ACAGGCCGCATGCGCAGAAAGTCAGCACAACGCCCGCAACCGCGTGAGGAACCGATACAAAGCCGCACACCCCACCGAGCAGCGGCGCCAACCTAATATCTCCACGCCCGACGGATCGCGGGGATAGCAAGCGCATGGCCGCATAAACCCCTCCTGTCACCAGTGCACCGAGGAACGACGTGATCATCCGATCGGCCTCGTCCGCACACCAGGCGGCCACGAAGAGCCCACCGCCCAACACGGGGTACAGAGGCCGGACTATACGCCGCGGCAGGAGGTGCTCATGCGCGTCGATCCAGCTCAACCGTCCAATGGCGAGCACGTAGATCGCAATGCAGATGCCGCCGAGCGCTCCGGCGGCGATGCCGGGGCCGCCTCTGCCCCACCACGAGCAGATCACATCGATCATTGGCTGCTCTAGGATCCGAAGCGGCGCTGCCGTCCTGCGTAGTCCCTCAAAGCGCGCAGGAAATCAACGCGGCGGAAATCAGGCCAGAGGGCTTCGCAGAAATAGAATTCGCTGTAGGCCGACTGCCAGACCATGAACCCGGAGAGCCTCTGCTCGCCCGAAGTGCGAATCACCAGGTCGGGATCGGGCTGGCCCCTCGTGTAGAGATAGCTTGAAATGTCGTCCGCGGTGAGACCTTCGGCGACGTCGGCGATATCGCGACCGGCGTGGACGGCGTCGCTCAGCAATTCCCGAACGGCATCGACGATCTCTTGGCGTCCGCCATACCCGACAGCAATATTCACGTGCAGTCCGTCCACGTCAGCGGTCTGTTCCGTGACACCCGCGACTGTCTCCGGCAGCCCCTCGGGAAGCAGATTCAGAGCCCCGACCGGTTGCAGACGCGCGATTCGGCTCTTGCCAAGCTCATGCAGAAGATCGTCAATGACCCCGATGAGGTCCCCCAGTTCGGAGGCAGGGCGCTTCAGGTTCTCGGTCGAAAGCATATAGAGGGTCACGACGTTGATTCCGAGCTCACGGCACCATCCGAGGAATTCTATGATGCGCTCGGCGCCTTTCTGATGGCCGTGTTTGGTGGTTTGGCCCATGAGGGCCGCCCAACGGCGGTTCCCGTCCACCATGACGCCGACATGGTGGGGCAAGCGTTCAGAAGGTATAGAAGCCGCCAGATTGCGCTCGTACACGCTGTACAGAGGCTTGACTAGCTTCATGATGTTCCTTTGACCCGAGAGGTTTATATGGCAGATCCCAACGTCGTTCAGCAACCGACCAAAGATCCTTTGTGGCTTAACCGTACCTTCTCTCGCCCCTGCCCGATGTGCACGTCCACAGTCACACAGGCGCTTCACGATGCACCCTAATAGACTTCACATGAACCGCCCGCGCTCGAGAGGACCCTACGCATGAGCTCGAACTCAAATCGACAAGGACCGACCGGAGGGTCCAGGCCGGCCAGTGGTAACGCGGGTTCACATCACCAGAAGTCGTTCGGGAAGAATGCCGGCCCTGCCGCTCGTGCGGCAACAGCGAAGGCTGAGGACGTCGCCACTGCGGCGGCGGATCGCTTTCACGACGTTCTGGAACGCAAACCCCTGTGGCGGGGATGGATTCACTCGTCCTTCGCACCCGTGGCATTCGCCGCAGGGATCGTCCTGATCGTCCTGGCCGGAGG
This region includes:
- a CDS encoding prepilin peptidase, translating into MIDVICSWWGRGGPGIAAGALGGICIAIYVLAIGRLSWIDAHEHLLPRRIVRPLYPVLGGGLFVAAWCADEADRMITSFLGALVTGGVYAAMRLLSPRSVGRGDIRLAPLLGGVCGFVSVPHAVAGVVLTFCACGLWALFLLILRRTEPHGHVALGPWMGGCSAAAWLALPESMV
- a CDS encoding isoprenyl transferase; this encodes MKLVKPLYSVYERNLAASIPSERLPHHVGVMVDGNRRWAALMGQTTKHGHQKGAERIIEFLGWCRELGINVVTLYMLSTENLKRPASELGDLIGVIDDLLHELGKSRIARLQPVGALNLLPEGLPETVAGVTEQTADVDGLHVNIAVGYGGRQEIVDAVRELLSDAVHAGRDIADVAEGLTADDISSYLYTRGQPDPDLVIRTSGEQRLSGFMVWQSAYSEFYFCEALWPDFRRVDFLRALRDYAGRQRRFGS